In Porites lutea chromosome 1, jaPorLute2.1, whole genome shotgun sequence, a single genomic region encodes these proteins:
- the LOC140943886 gene encoding uncharacterized protein isoform X1 — MCNEHQSLEKLYLQQPSKSSSNTPRLRQENNSKKFNCNNARSSCWFVRGNGNGNDSQGDSKDESDDGNYVPNCNECRDAECHIRDANELEDRQADFNANNDADVSNHDDDNAGDDGDQTDGGTTVKNAVDRHEEYDTCTGNSGCDNHHPHHHYARYRHIRIGSSGGEGNNDSSGDRADYKDDVTRGEFIRDINFDNENKNDDADDDNDIATKSSSLPIDSIVPGKRVKDIKLATKETLFSLPINTGSDDIIKSQTTVITARTNNDNKKPPGARAKTLPRSNENTVNVSTTSHSSSLRPNTSSPRLPRGNRVESDYFYNSRIPSLDATGINQHFLARHTTDQSLQHYDSQPGDFSVLRKSTSCTDWPVWSLPPPHTTETNDLTHQWSQSNRLHPSVVDNQTTTQSNWNFWNQPSREMSYAKFPPQEQKSFNHIDPLFAYGEEAFARLRLPESYPATNGTISGSSFNTRAAMASAYEPKEHYTANNIYGSHVNSSTYGGFPMCDEPPALRLPTAKPHAPMVCPSVTKPVTEMQPTTSMTSQRVTSYSYQSIVLPEKGKEPFMEPSIPNSFTENQEHVRPITSYTSRREDQGSGTEATSPEFQDDPSLAALERKVAEACAVVERVMKEREERTKAQREAARKRREMREQREREAREMREREERERKEKEEREREDRKMRERQEREIREREETEMRERQERERREQIQNEDRDTRWFGGERAPVQESPRWQCEHYQRRCLVKFPCCGIFYPCHRCHNTSGACDTDDRKANNATHVKCGICGHEEENNEGSQYCSGCGEQMSAYFCFICKHFTGVEKNPFHCDKCGICRIHKDKSFHCDVCNVCLDKRLEGKHKCRPDSGHDECCICLEDAFSGCQILPCSHKVHKECAIAMIQYGVRNCPICRHPLFSQNSQ, encoded by the exons ATGTGCAACGAACATCAGTCATTGGAAAAACTTTACTTACAACAGCCCTCGAAATCATCCAGTAATACACCACGTTTGAGACAAGAAAATAACAGCAAAAAGTTTAATTGCAACAATGCTAGATCGAGTTGCTGGTTCGTCAGAGGCAATGGTAACGGGAATGATTCTCAAGGTGATAGTAAAGATGAAAGCGATGATGGAAATTACGTTCCAAATTGCAACGAATGTAGGGATGCTGAATGTCATATCAGAGATGCTAATGAATTAGAAGATAGGCAAGCAGACTTTAATGCCAACAATGATGCTGACGTTAGcaatcatgatgatgataacgcTGGAGACGATGGTGATCAAACGGATGGGGGAACTACAGTTAAAAATGCCGTTGATCGTCATGAAGAATACGATACATGTACTGGTAACAGTGGATGTGATAATcaccacccccaccaccacTATGCTCGTTACCGGCATATACGTATTGGTAGTAGTGGTGGTGAGGGTAATAATGATAGCAGTGGTGACAGGGCTGATTATAAAGACGATGTTACCCGTGGGGAATTTATTAGGGATATAAATTTtgataatgaaaataaaaatgatgatgctgatgacgATAATGACATTGCGACCAAATCAAGCTCATTACCTATTGACAGCATTGTGCCAGGGAAAAGAGTTAAAGATATTAAATTAGCTACCAAGGAAACACTGTTTAGCTTACCAATTAACACTGGTTCGGATGACATAATCAAATCTCAGACCACCGTGATTACAGCAAGGACCAACAACGATAACAAAAAGCCGCCAGGGGCGAGAGCGAAAACGTTGCCTAGGAGTAATGAAAACACTGTAAACGTATCTACGACAAGTCATTCATCAAGCCTAAGACCGAATACTTCGTCTCCGAGGTTACCTCGAGGAAATCGGGTGGAATCAGATTACTTTTACAACAGCAGAATACCATCCCTAGATGCGACAGGTATCAATCAGCATTTCCTTGCGAGGCATACGACAGATCAAAGTCTTCAACATTACGACTCTCAGCCTGGTGATTTCAGTGTTCTAAGAAAGTCGACTTCGTGTACGGACTGGCCTGTATGGAGCCTGCCACCTCCTCATACTACTGAAACAAACGATTTGACACATCAATGGTCCCAGTCAAATCGGCTGCACCCTTCTGTCGTCGATAATCAAACTACGACACAAAGTAACTGGAATTTTTGGAATCAACCTTCGAGGGAGATGAGTTACGCAAAATTTCCTCCACAAGAACAGAAGTCGTTTAATCATATTGATCCGTTGTTTGCTTATGGAGAAGAGGCGTTTGCTCGTCTAAGACTCCCGGAGAGCTATCCAGCCACAAATGGAACCATATCTGGTAGCTCATTTAACACACGTGCTGCGATGGCAAGCGCTTATGAGCCAAAAGAGCACTACACGGCCAATAATATTTATGGATCTCATGTAAATAGTTCCACTTATGGTGGGTTTCCTATGTGCGACGAGCCACCTGCATTAAGGTTACCCACGGCAAAACCGCATGCGCCCATGGTCTGCCCCAGCGTCACTAAACCAGTCACAGAGATGCAACCTACTACGAGTATGACATCTCAGAGAGTAACTTCATACAGCTATCAATCCATTGTGTTGCCTGAAAAAGGGAAAGAACCTTTCATGGAGCCTTCCATACCCAATTCCTTTACAGAAAACCAAGAACATGTTCGTCCCATCACTTCATATACTTCAAGAAGAGAAGATCAGGGATCTGGTACTGAAGCAACATCACCAGAGTTCCAGGATGACCCCTCACTTGCCGCACTTGAACGCAAGGTGGCGGAGGCATGCGCAGTAGTTGAAAGGGTTATGAAAGAACGCGAAGAAAGAACAAAGGCGCAGCGTGAGGCAGCGCGGAAGAGAAGAGAGATGAGAGAACAAAGAGAAAGAGAGGCAAGAGAAAtgagagaaagagaagaaagagaaaggaaagagaaagaagaaagggaaagggaagatagaaaaatgagagaaagacaagagagagaaataagggaaagagaagaaacagaaatgagggaaagacaagaaagagaaaggagagaaCAGATACAAAATGAAGACAGGGATACAAGGTGGTTTGGGGGAGAACGAGCACCGGTTCAGGAGAGCCCACGGTGGCAGTGCGAGCATTATCAGCGGCGTTGCCTCGTGAAGTTTCCTTGCTGTGGAATATTCTACccttgtcaccgctgtcacaaTACATCGGGGGCGTGCGATACTGATGACAGGAAAGCGAATAATGCGACGCATGTCAAGTGTGGCATCTGTGGACACGAAGAAGAG AACAATGAAGGAAGCCAGTATTGCAGTGGCTGTGGCGAACAAATGTCAGCGTATTTCTGTTTCATATGCAAACATTTTACCGGGGTGGAAAAGAACCCCTTTCATTGCGATAAATGTGGTATTTGCCG TATCCACAAGGACAAATCGTTTCACTGTGATGTTTGCAACGTGTGTCTGGACAAACGGCTTGAAGGAAAACATAAGTGCAGGCCAGATTCTGGACACGACGAGTGTTGTATATGTTTAGAG GATGCGTTCAGCGGTTGTCAGATCCTGCCATGCTCTCACAAGGTCCATAAAGAGTGTGCTATTGCCATGATTCAGTACGGAGT ACGAAACTGTCCGATATGTCGCCACCCTTTGTTTAGCCAAAACTCACAGTAA
- the LOC140943886 gene encoding uncharacterized protein isoform X2 encodes MCNEHQSLEKLYLQQPSKSSSNTPRLRQENNSKKFNCNNARSSCWFVRGNGNGNDSQGDSKDESDDGNYVPNCNECRDAECHIRDANELEDRQADFNANNDADVSNHDDDNAGDDGDQTDGGTTVKNAVDRHEEYDTCTGNSGCDNHHPHHHYARYRHIRIGSSGGEGNNDSSGDRADYKDDVTRGEFIRDINFDNENKNDDADDDNDIATKSSSLPIDSIVPGKRVKDIKLATKETLFSLPINTGSDDIIKSQTTVITARTNNDNKKPPGARAKTLPRSNENTVNVSTTSHSSSLRPNTSSPRLPRGNRVESDYFYNSRIPSLDATGINQHFLARHTTDQSLQHYDSQPGDFSVLRKSTSCTDWPVWSLPPPHTTETNDLTHQWSQSNRLHPSVVDNQTTTQSNWNFWNQPSREMSYAKFPPQEQKSFNHIDPLFAYGEEAFARLRLPESYPATNGTISGSSFNTRAAMASAYEPKEHYTANNIYGSHVNSSTYGGFPMCDEPPALRLPTAKPHAPMVCPSVTKPVTEMQPTTSMTSQRVTSYSYQSIVLPEKGKEPFMEPSIPNSFTENQEHVRPITSYTSRREDQGSGTEATSPEFQDDPSLAALERKVAEACAVVERVMKEREERTKAQREAARKRREMREQREREAREMREREERERKEKEEREREDRKMRERQEREIREREETEMRERQERERREQIQNEDRDTRWFGGERAPVQESPRWQCEHYQRRCLVKFPCCGIFYPCHRCHNTSGACDTDDRKANNATHVKCGICGHEEENNEGSQYCSGCGEQMSAYFCFICKHFTGVEKNPFHCDKCGICRIHKDKSFHCDVCNVCLDKRLEGKHKCRPDSGHDECCICLEDAFSGCQILPCSHKVHKECAIAMIQYGV; translated from the exons ATGTGCAACGAACATCAGTCATTGGAAAAACTTTACTTACAACAGCCCTCGAAATCATCCAGTAATACACCACGTTTGAGACAAGAAAATAACAGCAAAAAGTTTAATTGCAACAATGCTAGATCGAGTTGCTGGTTCGTCAGAGGCAATGGTAACGGGAATGATTCTCAAGGTGATAGTAAAGATGAAAGCGATGATGGAAATTACGTTCCAAATTGCAACGAATGTAGGGATGCTGAATGTCATATCAGAGATGCTAATGAATTAGAAGATAGGCAAGCAGACTTTAATGCCAACAATGATGCTGACGTTAGcaatcatgatgatgataacgcTGGAGACGATGGTGATCAAACGGATGGGGGAACTACAGTTAAAAATGCCGTTGATCGTCATGAAGAATACGATACATGTACTGGTAACAGTGGATGTGATAATcaccacccccaccaccacTATGCTCGTTACCGGCATATACGTATTGGTAGTAGTGGTGGTGAGGGTAATAATGATAGCAGTGGTGACAGGGCTGATTATAAAGACGATGTTACCCGTGGGGAATTTATTAGGGATATAAATTTtgataatgaaaataaaaatgatgatgctgatgacgATAATGACATTGCGACCAAATCAAGCTCATTACCTATTGACAGCATTGTGCCAGGGAAAAGAGTTAAAGATATTAAATTAGCTACCAAGGAAACACTGTTTAGCTTACCAATTAACACTGGTTCGGATGACATAATCAAATCTCAGACCACCGTGATTACAGCAAGGACCAACAACGATAACAAAAAGCCGCCAGGGGCGAGAGCGAAAACGTTGCCTAGGAGTAATGAAAACACTGTAAACGTATCTACGACAAGTCATTCATCAAGCCTAAGACCGAATACTTCGTCTCCGAGGTTACCTCGAGGAAATCGGGTGGAATCAGATTACTTTTACAACAGCAGAATACCATCCCTAGATGCGACAGGTATCAATCAGCATTTCCTTGCGAGGCATACGACAGATCAAAGTCTTCAACATTACGACTCTCAGCCTGGTGATTTCAGTGTTCTAAGAAAGTCGACTTCGTGTACGGACTGGCCTGTATGGAGCCTGCCACCTCCTCATACTACTGAAACAAACGATTTGACACATCAATGGTCCCAGTCAAATCGGCTGCACCCTTCTGTCGTCGATAATCAAACTACGACACAAAGTAACTGGAATTTTTGGAATCAACCTTCGAGGGAGATGAGTTACGCAAAATTTCCTCCACAAGAACAGAAGTCGTTTAATCATATTGATCCGTTGTTTGCTTATGGAGAAGAGGCGTTTGCTCGTCTAAGACTCCCGGAGAGCTATCCAGCCACAAATGGAACCATATCTGGTAGCTCATTTAACACACGTGCTGCGATGGCAAGCGCTTATGAGCCAAAAGAGCACTACACGGCCAATAATATTTATGGATCTCATGTAAATAGTTCCACTTATGGTGGGTTTCCTATGTGCGACGAGCCACCTGCATTAAGGTTACCCACGGCAAAACCGCATGCGCCCATGGTCTGCCCCAGCGTCACTAAACCAGTCACAGAGATGCAACCTACTACGAGTATGACATCTCAGAGAGTAACTTCATACAGCTATCAATCCATTGTGTTGCCTGAAAAAGGGAAAGAACCTTTCATGGAGCCTTCCATACCCAATTCCTTTACAGAAAACCAAGAACATGTTCGTCCCATCACTTCATATACTTCAAGAAGAGAAGATCAGGGATCTGGTACTGAAGCAACATCACCAGAGTTCCAGGATGACCCCTCACTTGCCGCACTTGAACGCAAGGTGGCGGAGGCATGCGCAGTAGTTGAAAGGGTTATGAAAGAACGCGAAGAAAGAACAAAGGCGCAGCGTGAGGCAGCGCGGAAGAGAAGAGAGATGAGAGAACAAAGAGAAAGAGAGGCAAGAGAAAtgagagaaagagaagaaagagaaaggaaagagaaagaagaaagggaaagggaagatagaaaaatgagagaaagacaagagagagaaataagggaaagagaagaaacagaaatgagggaaagacaagaaagagaaaggagagaaCAGATACAAAATGAAGACAGGGATACAAGGTGGTTTGGGGGAGAACGAGCACCGGTTCAGGAGAGCCCACGGTGGCAGTGCGAGCATTATCAGCGGCGTTGCCTCGTGAAGTTTCCTTGCTGTGGAATATTCTACccttgtcaccgctgtcacaaTACATCGGGGGCGTGCGATACTGATGACAGGAAAGCGAATAATGCGACGCATGTCAAGTGTGGCATCTGTGGACACGAAGAAGAG AACAATGAAGGAAGCCAGTATTGCAGTGGCTGTGGCGAACAAATGTCAGCGTATTTCTGTTTCATATGCAAACATTTTACCGGGGTGGAAAAGAACCCCTTTCATTGCGATAAATGTGGTATTTGCCG TATCCACAAGGACAAATCGTTTCACTGTGATGTTTGCAACGTGTGTCTGGACAAACGGCTTGAAGGAAAACATAAGTGCAGGCCAGATTCTGGACACGACGAGTGTTGTATATGTTTAGAG GATGCGTTCAGCGGTTGTCAGATCCTGCCATGCTCTCACAAGGTCCATAAAGAGTGTGCTATTGCCATGATTCAGTACGGAGTGTAA